In the genome of Dermacentor silvarum isolate Dsil-2018 chromosome 1, BIME_Dsil_1.4, whole genome shotgun sequence, one region contains:
- the LOC119437211 gene encoding uncharacterized protein LOC119437211: MSQRKNRQGHHRRGEARGRAMRAHIPLLEYLRWPRLRRPIYKHWLLNFLRLVELFCWVMLFRLLIALSAVTVVVLACLLVAAMVVGGPALLRSLADFMTDTFREVFTLCSQFLQDPVQARLFDMARRGTNM, from the coding sequence GGGCACCACCGCCGAGGGGAGGCACGCGGACGTGCCATGCGTGCCCACATTCCTCTGCTGGAGTACTTGCGGTGGCCCCGCTTGCGGCGTCCAATATACAAGCACTGGCTGCTCAACTTCCTGCGTCTCGTGGAGCTCTTCTGTTGGGTCATGCTGTTCCGACTGCTGATTGCGCTGTCCGCAGTCACTGTGGTTGTGTTGGCATGTCTCCTGGTCGCTGCAATGGTGGTGGGCGGTCCGGCCCTGCTGCGCTCCCTCGCCGACTTCATGACCGACACGTTCCGCGAGGTGTTCACCCTGTGCTCCCAGTTCCTACAAGATCCTGTCCAGGCGCGCCTGTTCGACATGGCCAGGAGGGGAACAAATATGTGA